In one window of Azotobacter salinestris DNA:
- a CDS encoding major capsid family protein has product MRSRVHSNISGRELMRRGPLQLAPEQCGQYRDLRQLGIGLDAVVANDAALVGPALGSLGGPFWKLQNWLPGVVRQITQVRLIDELVGVMAVGSWEDAEVVQTTSELAALPELYGDHTNIPLANYRFGYERREIVRFEQGFMVSKLEEARASKFDFNDEAEKRAAVALAMDIIRNRVGFLGYNAPDTRIYGFLNDPNLPAYTTLPNGAGGSSTWASKTFLEICADIRKMMIELEVGSGGNIRTETDAVTMAIPLGHSQYLGLVDATGVTSVRDWARRTYPNLRFVSAPELIAANGGANVIYVYADRVPADDSTDDGSVIVQMVPARFQALGVEVRAKGRVEDFTNALGGVLIKRPWAIKRYSGV; this is encoded by the coding sequence ATGCGTTCCCGCGTTCATAGCAACATCTCGGGTCGCGAGCTTATGCGCCGCGGCCCCCTGCAGCTCGCTCCCGAGCAGTGCGGGCAATACCGCGATCTGCGTCAGCTCGGCATTGGACTCGATGCCGTCGTAGCCAACGATGCAGCCCTGGTCGGCCCGGCTCTGGGTAGCCTTGGCGGCCCGTTCTGGAAGCTGCAGAACTGGCTGCCGGGCGTCGTGCGCCAAATCACTCAGGTTCGCCTGATTGATGAGCTGGTCGGCGTGATGGCCGTTGGGTCGTGGGAGGACGCCGAAGTCGTCCAGACCACCAGCGAGCTGGCAGCTCTGCCCGAGCTGTATGGCGATCACACCAACATCCCGCTGGCCAACTACCGGTTCGGCTACGAGCGCCGGGAGATCGTCCGTTTCGAGCAAGGCTTTATGGTCTCGAAGCTGGAAGAGGCCCGGGCCAGCAAGTTTGACTTCAACGACGAAGCCGAGAAGCGCGCGGCGGTCGCCCTGGCCATGGACATCATCCGCAACCGCGTCGGTTTCCTCGGTTACAACGCGCCGGACACCCGGATCTACGGCTTCCTCAACGACCCGAACTTGCCGGCCTACACCACGCTGCCCAACGGCGCGGGAGGCTCGTCCACCTGGGCCAGCAAGACCTTCCTCGAGATCTGCGCGGACATCCGCAAGATGATGATCGAGCTGGAGGTGGGCTCAGGCGGAAACATCCGGACCGAGACCGATGCCGTGACCATGGCCATCCCGCTCGGTCACTCGCAGTACCTCGGCCTGGTCGATGCGACCGGCGTCACCAGCGTGCGCGACTGGGCGCGCCGTACCTACCCGAATCTGCGGTTCGTGTCGGCGCCCGAGCTGATCGCCGCGAACGGCGGTGCGAACGTGATCTACGTCTATGCCGACCGCGTTCCGGCCGACGACTCGACCGACGACGGCAGCGTCATCGTGCAAATGGTCCCGGCTCGCTTTCAGGCCTTGGGGGTCGAGGTCCGTGCCAAGGGTCGTGTCGAGGACTTCACCAATGCGCTGGGCGGCGTGCTGATCAAGCGCCCATGGGCAATCAAGCGCTACTCGGGGGTATGA
- a CDS encoding DUF2213 domain-containing protein, whose protein sequence is MPPSARTRDINGYVEIRDNPISKAGVYPYSGAQLGMTGEATGRIFRVYRPPEELADPECIASFRLLPLVDEHPAGILGDEELGATPAELHGIQGCIGEQVHFDPPYLRANLRLLSESIKRAIDMAGKVELSPGYRCQYDLTPGVTPEGEPYDAVQRKIRGNHLALVEEGRTGPDVAVLDHLKITLDAKEVAPMADENENTQDAEGGEGGDILATAKAALETLKPLLEASAEVKAMLAELMGAGDPAAAGDQEPEPTLPAPTMDEPSMTPAALDAALSKALQPINDRLSALEAGRTALDAAVISSLAERDALVGKVTPFVGTFDSARMTVQQVAEYAADKLGIPVVVKGQERVALDAWLHGRTPDMSKPTIAADGASGKGIFDTWRAQ, encoded by the coding sequence ATGCCCCCGTCAGCAAGAACCCGAGACATCAATGGGTATGTCGAAATCCGAGACAACCCGATATCCAAGGCTGGCGTATACCCCTACTCGGGCGCGCAGCTCGGCATGACAGGCGAAGCGACAGGCCGGATTTTCCGCGTCTACCGGCCGCCGGAAGAACTGGCGGATCCCGAGTGCATCGCCTCCTTCCGCCTGCTGCCGCTGGTCGATGAGCACCCGGCCGGCATCCTCGGTGACGAGGAACTCGGCGCGACACCCGCCGAACTCCACGGCATTCAGGGCTGTATCGGGGAGCAGGTCCACTTCGACCCGCCCTACCTGCGGGCCAACCTGCGCCTCCTGTCCGAGTCGATCAAGCGGGCCATCGACATGGCCGGCAAGGTCGAGCTGTCTCCCGGCTACCGCTGCCAGTACGACTTGACACCCGGTGTCACGCCAGAGGGCGAACCGTATGACGCCGTGCAGCGCAAGATCCGCGGCAACCACCTGGCACTGGTCGAGGAGGGGCGCACCGGCCCGGACGTCGCCGTGCTCGATCACCTGAAAATCACTCTTGACGCAAAGGAGGTCGCGCCCATGGCCGACGAAAACGAGAACACACAAGACGCCGAAGGCGGAGAGGGCGGCGACATCCTGGCCACTGCCAAGGCTGCGCTCGAAACCCTGAAGCCGCTGCTTGAAGCCTCGGCCGAGGTCAAGGCCATGCTCGCCGAGCTGATGGGCGCCGGCGATCCGGCGGCGGCTGGCGACCAAGAGCCGGAACCGACTCTACCAGCCCCCACGATGGACGAACCCAGCATGACCCCTGCAGCACTCGACGCAGCCCTGAGCAAGGCGCTCCAGCCCATCAACGATCGCCTGTCCGCCCTGGAGGCTGGACGTACCGCGCTCGATGCCGCCGTGATTTCCAGCCTGGCCGAGCGTGATGCGCTGGTCGGCAAGGTCACCCCCTTCGTGGGCACCTTCGACTCGGCCCGCATGACCGTCCAGCAGGTTGCCGAGTATGCCGCGGACAAGCTCGGCATTCCTGTCGTGGTAAAGGGCCAGGAGCGCGTCGCCCTGGATGCCTGGCTGCATGGCCGCACGCCTGACATGAGCAAGCCGACCATCGCCGCCGACGGGGCCAGCGGCAAGGGCATCTTCGACACCTGGAGGGCTCAGTAA
- a CDS encoding KilA-N domain-containing protein, producing MSNVIPFHYQGQPVRFNTDGWINATEAAKRFGKKPAKWLELPSTQSYMAALAKRLTQEFDVRKSDIKLVDTSRVRGRAGTWLHPKLAVAFARWLSDDFAVWCDLQIDALLHGNLPAQQQFDNACRRLADGKAMASLSGRELARWRWDKPGLEHEVDHWRGQIQLMLALG from the coding sequence ATGAGCAATGTCATCCCGTTCCATTACCAAGGCCAGCCGGTACGGTTCAACACTGATGGCTGGATCAATGCAACCGAAGCGGCCAAGCGGTTCGGCAAGAAGCCGGCGAAGTGGCTTGAGCTGCCTAGCACTCAGAGCTATATGGCGGCGCTCGCGAAGCGTCTGACCCAGGAGTTTGATGTCCGAAAATCGGACATCAAACTGGTTGATACCTCTCGGGTTCGTGGTAGAGCAGGCACCTGGCTTCACCCGAAGCTGGCTGTTGCTTTTGCTCGCTGGCTATCTGACGACTTCGCCGTCTGGTGCGATCTGCAAATCGACGCCTTGCTCCACGGCAACCTGCCGGCCCAGCAGCAATTCGACAATGCCTGCAGGCGCCTGGCTGACGGCAAGGCTATGGCCAGCCTGAGCGGCCGAGAGCTAGCCCGCTGGCGGTGGGACAAGCCAGGCCTTGAGCACGAAGTCGATCACTGGCGCGGCCAGATTCAATTGATGCTGGCTCTCGGGTAG
- a CDS encoding PBSX family phage terminase large subunit produces MPINLRMPAAIGRLLHAEGYRYYGLKGGRGSGKSASVAQRLLIEGMQQPHRILCCREVQNSIRESSHAELGTWVDKLGLRWFYDCGDTYIRGRNGTEFFYRGLLRNLDAVKSMSGVTRVWIEEAENVSQNSWTKLDPTIRAPGAKIYVTYNPEDADSPTAKLLDGNPSAIVGHFNFDSNPWFPASLEEQRLLCQRRDPDAYAHIWLGEPISRSDAQVLGGKWVVEDFEPGADWEGPLWGCDWGFSQDPTTLVKVWIYGGNLYIEQELYRVNLEIRHTAKAFRDVPGLTDRSLIFADCARPETISHVRGDGLNIKPCTKWQGSVEDGITHLRGAYDKIIIHPRCRHIAKEARLYKYKVDPHTDEVTDIIVDKHNHGWDAVRYALDRRIQRRGKGFFGR; encoded by the coding sequence ATGCCGATTAATCTGCGGATGCCCGCAGCGATCGGGCGTCTGTTGCATGCCGAGGGATATCGGTACTACGGCCTGAAAGGCGGGCGAGGCTCGGGAAAGTCGGCCAGCGTTGCCCAGCGCCTGCTGATCGAGGGCATGCAGCAGCCGCACCGGATACTCTGCTGCCGCGAGGTCCAGAACTCGATCCGCGAGTCATCGCACGCCGAGCTTGGTACCTGGGTCGACAAGCTAGGGCTGCGCTGGTTCTACGACTGCGGGGACACGTACATCCGCGGGCGCAATGGCACCGAGTTTTTTTATCGAGGCCTGCTGCGCAATCTCGACGCCGTCAAATCCATGTCCGGGGTGACGCGCGTATGGATCGAGGAGGCCGAGAACGTCTCGCAGAACTCCTGGACGAAGCTGGACCCCACGATCCGCGCCCCAGGGGCAAAGATCTACGTCACATACAACCCCGAGGATGCCGATAGCCCTACGGCAAAGCTGCTTGACGGCAACCCGAGCGCCATCGTCGGGCACTTCAACTTCGACTCGAACCCATGGTTTCCAGCAAGCCTTGAAGAGCAGCGCTTGCTATGCCAACGCCGAGACCCGGACGCATACGCTCACATCTGGCTCGGCGAGCCGATCAGCCGAAGCGACGCGCAAGTGCTTGGCGGAAAGTGGGTCGTCGAAGACTTCGAGCCTGGAGCGGACTGGGAAGGCCCGCTATGGGGCTGTGACTGGGGGTTCAGCCAAGACCCGACAACCCTGGTCAAGGTGTGGATCTACGGCGGAAACCTGTACATCGAGCAGGAGCTGTACCGGGTCAATCTTGAGATCCGGCATACCGCGAAGGCCTTTCGAGATGTGCCAGGCCTCACTGACCGCAGCCTGATCTTCGCCGATTGCGCGCGTCCCGAGACGATAAGTCACGTCCGGGGGGATGGCCTGAACATCAAGCCCTGTACGAAGTGGCAGGGCAGCGTCGAGGACGGCATCACTCACCTGCGCGGTGCATACGACAAGATCATCATCCACCCGCGATGCCGCCACATAGCCAAAGAGGCCCGGCTGTACAAGTACAAAGTCGACCCGCACACAGACGAAGTGACAGACATCATCGTAGACAAGCACAACCACGGCTGGGATGCGGTCCGATATGCCCTGGACAGGCGCATCCAGCGGCGCGGCAAGGGCTTCTTCGGGCGATAG
- a CDS encoding structural cement protein Gp24, which translates to MAFQTSIAADIVSGYIGELSHKGPMRAIPARIAADATQADCLVGRAYTYADETAETVRPGGTGQFAGILISPKSYPRQDLYDDTLDIPLNSIVQLLQMGYVYVQLASAGASIGSSLVYHTTTGALDWTDTPGTPPADHALVPNAIIDRHMPSSATPRLALVKLTN; encoded by the coding sequence ATGGCTTTTCAAACTTCCATCGCCGCCGACATCGTGTCCGGCTATATCGGCGAGCTGTCGCACAAGGGCCCGATGCGCGCCATCCCGGCAAGGATCGCCGCCGATGCCACGCAAGCCGATTGCCTGGTAGGGCGCGCCTACACCTATGCCGACGAGACCGCCGAGACCGTCCGCCCGGGCGGCACCGGACAATTCGCCGGCATCCTGATCAGCCCGAAGTCGTACCCGCGGCAGGACCTCTATGACGACACGCTGGATATCCCGCTGAACAGCATCGTTCAACTGCTGCAGATGGGTTACGTCTACGTCCAGCTCGCGTCGGCAGGCGCCTCCATTGGCTCCTCGCTGGTCTATCACACCACGACCGGCGCCCTCGACTGGACCGATACCCCCGGAACTCCCCCGGCGGACCATGCCCTGGTCCCCAACGCCATCATCGACCGCCACATGCCCAGCAGCGCGACCCCGCGTCTCGCCCTGGTCAAGCTGACCAACTGA
- a CDS encoding type II toxin-antitoxin system HicB family antitoxin — translation MYDYPITAHDEAGHFWSSCPDIPEAHSAGDTIEELLANAVDGICLALTIYVDQVRSIPPASPAGEGQHVVHLPAQAVAKIALWNTMREQGLRVADLARLLEVSHPVASRLVDFDHTSKMEQIERALAALGKRLAVSVEAA, via the coding sequence ATGTACGACTATCCGATCACTGCGCACGACGAGGCCGGCCATTTCTGGTCTTCTTGTCCAGACATCCCGGAAGCTCACAGCGCGGGCGATACCATCGAGGAGCTGCTGGCCAATGCAGTCGATGGCATCTGCCTAGCGCTGACCATCTATGTCGATCAGGTGCGCAGCATTCCACCTGCCTCTCCTGCAGGGGAAGGCCAGCACGTTGTGCACCTTCCCGCCCAGGCCGTCGCCAAGATTGCGCTATGGAACACCATGCGCGAACAAGGGCTGCGAGTAGCCGATCTTGCCCGACTGCTCGAGGTCTCACACCCTGTAGCCAGCCGCTTGGTCGACTTCGATCACACCTCGAAGATGGAGCAGATCGAGCGGGCCTTGGCAGCTCTCGGCAAGCGCCTGGCGGTTTCCGTCGAGGCGGCCTGA
- a CDS encoding DUF4054 domain-containing protein: MDLAAFRQRFPQFASVPDETVTATAADAECYLSGQGCSCAELQIELMTAHLLALRQAAQAGTGGVTGAVTSATVGKVTVSTTPPPVRSSWDWWLSSTPYGAELLALLRSCAVGGLYVGGRPERAAFRSVGGRFPRGGRAR, from the coding sequence ATGGACCTGGCAGCATTCCGCCAACGCTTCCCGCAGTTCGCCAGCGTGCCGGATGAAACCGTCACGGCCACGGCAGCCGACGCGGAGTGCTACCTGTCCGGGCAGGGCTGCTCCTGCGCAGAGCTGCAGATAGAGCTGATGACTGCCCACCTGCTGGCACTTCGGCAAGCGGCGCAGGCGGGGACGGGCGGGGTAACCGGAGCGGTCACGTCGGCGACGGTCGGCAAGGTGACCGTTTCGACCACCCCCCCGCCGGTTCGGTCCTCTTGGGACTGGTGGCTGTCGTCGACGCCATACGGTGCGGAACTGCTGGCGTTGCTGCGGTCCTGCGCCGTCGGCGGACTGTATGTCGGCGGGCGGCCGGAGCGCGCCGCGTTCCGCTCGGTCGGCGGAAGGTTCCCCCGGGGTGGGAGGGCACGGTAA
- a CDS encoding phage holin, lambda family, translating into MPEKSPEFWVGVVLALREQGLAMTLTFILSYLRIRLYGDQPSIVRSVLEAAVGALLVMIVGLAVKEAGLSEAWTLFTAGFVGILGVDQVRVLAKKWAVRKVEG; encoded by the coding sequence ATGCCCGAGAAGTCCCCAGAGTTCTGGGTCGGCGTCGTGTTAGCCCTTCGTGAGCAAGGTCTGGCCATGACGCTGACCTTCATCCTGTCCTACCTGCGCATTCGTCTGTACGGAGATCAGCCGAGCATCGTGCGCTCAGTCCTTGAGGCTGCTGTCGGCGCGCTGCTGGTGATGATCGTCGGCCTTGCCGTGAAGGAGGCCGGGTTGAGCGAGGCCTGGACGCTTTTCACTGCGGGGTTCGTCGGCATCCTTGGCGTGGACCAAGTGCGAGTCCTGGCAAAGAAGTGGGCTGTGCGGAAGGTGGAAGGATAG
- a CDS encoding phage minor head protein, whose amino-acid sequence MANKRPPLSSKRQQYAEQRKSGFFVGKPLSYPAGPMHRYSFALLRLIDPMLREYEHELSAVFREYGPDLPAQDASLASQARIALNRLQQKFARMFRQAATGIVSRIFGQVDKASAASLGLSLKELSGGLTLKTDIMPAALAEAVTARTAENVALIKSIPQAFHEQIAGAVMRSIQPGANGLADVTEALRKYGGITQRRADFIARDQVSKLTSVMNAERSRALGIKKFRWLHSGGGAEPRKLHLKLSGQVFSYDDLPVIDERTKERGLPGQLPNCRCRAVPLVEF is encoded by the coding sequence ATGGCGAACAAGCGCCCGCCGCTGTCGAGCAAGCGGCAGCAGTACGCTGAGCAGCGTAAATCCGGCTTCTTCGTTGGCAAGCCGCTGAGCTACCCAGCCGGCCCGATGCACCGCTACAGCTTCGCGCTGCTGCGACTGATCGATCCGATGCTGCGCGAGTACGAGCACGAGCTGTCGGCAGTCTTTCGCGAGTACGGGCCTGACCTGCCGGCACAGGACGCCAGCCTGGCCAGCCAGGCACGGATTGCCCTGAACAGGCTTCAGCAGAAGTTCGCTCGGATGTTCCGCCAGGCTGCTACAGGCATCGTGAGCCGGATCTTTGGTCAGGTCGACAAGGCTTCGGCCGCAAGCCTAGGCCTGTCGCTCAAGGAGCTGTCCGGCGGCCTGACGCTCAAGACCGACATCATGCCGGCGGCTCTGGCCGAGGCCGTGACCGCTCGCACCGCCGAGAACGTGGCACTGATCAAGTCGATACCGCAGGCCTTCCACGAGCAGATCGCCGGCGCAGTGATGCGTTCGATTCAGCCGGGGGCCAACGGCCTGGCCGACGTGACCGAGGCGCTGCGCAAGTACGGCGGGATCACGCAAAGGCGGGCGGACTTCATCGCGCGGGATCAGGTTTCCAAACTGACCAGCGTGATGAACGCCGAGCGCTCCAGGGCGCTGGGCATCAAGAAGTTCCGCTGGCTGCACTCCGGGGGAGGCGCCGAGCCGCGCAAGCTTCACCTGAAGCTGAGCGGGCAGGTCTTCAGCTACGACGACCTGCCCGTGATCGATGAGCGGACCAAAGAGCGTGGATTGCCGGGGCAGTTGCCGAACTGCCGGTGCCGCGCCGTGCCGCTAGTTGAGTTCTGA
- a CDS encoding type II toxin-antitoxin system HicA family toxin, which translates to MKYNEFRRWLEAQGVEFTKSRGGSSHFKIKAPNGKQTIFPNHGAKEIGEGLRKDIIKQLGLND; encoded by the coding sequence ATGAAATACAACGAGTTCCGGCGATGGCTGGAGGCCCAGGGGGTTGAGTTCACGAAGTCACGCGGCGGCAGCAGCCACTTCAAGATCAAAGCCCCGAACGGCAAACAGACGATCTTCCCGAATCATGGAGCCAAGGAAATCGGCGAAGGACTCAGGAAGGACATCATCAAGCAACTGGGCCTCAACGACTGA
- a CDS encoding DUF1073 domain-containing protein: protein MPRKRNKPRRGGVFSTDLSLPAAGPARTVGIARDSALGPIIKGAQTVGVPDAQLEWYGAQSFIGYAACAVLGQHWLIDKACLQPARDALRHGYEITGVSEEVKARLRDSEKRQRLNDKLREFIHFGRLFGVRIALFSVASPDPEYYEKPFNPDGVGAGCYRGLVQVDPHWCTAELDEASLADPTCPHFYEPLYYRIGKLRIHRSHLAIFVPYPVPDLLKPQYQWGGVPLPQRIYERVYAAERTANEAPQLAMTKRLTALKTDTAQAMANMSDFQQKLQDWTELRDNYGVWAIDKEVEDLAQFDVSLADLDATIMTQYQLVAAVANVPVTKLMGTQVPGFNSSGEYEETSYREELESIQSNDLSPLIERHLLLCLRSAGIADQIPGVSWNPLDSPTAEEWAAINKTKAETAEIYAGIGAIDGGDVRRQLMGDPNSDWSNLQALTEESMLEAEEQHGEQAPAAVEQAAAVR, encoded by the coding sequence ATGCCACGCAAGCGCAACAAGCCCCGTCGAGGGGGTGTTTTCTCGACCGACCTGAGCCTACCGGCCGCCGGTCCGGCTCGAACTGTCGGGATCGCCCGGGACAGCGCCCTTGGGCCGATCATCAAGGGCGCGCAGACAGTTGGCGTGCCAGATGCCCAGTTGGAGTGGTACGGGGCTCAGAGCTTCATCGGCTACGCTGCCTGCGCGGTACTCGGCCAGCACTGGCTGATCGACAAGGCCTGCCTGCAGCCTGCCCGGGATGCGTTACGCCATGGCTATGAAATCACTGGCGTGTCCGAAGAGGTCAAGGCAAGGCTTCGTGACTCGGAGAAGCGTCAGCGGCTGAACGACAAGCTGCGCGAGTTCATCCACTTCGGCCGGCTGTTTGGTGTTCGGATCGCGCTGTTTTCCGTGGCCAGCCCGGACCCCGAGTACTACGAAAAGCCGTTCAACCCTGACGGTGTGGGGGCTGGCTGCTACCGAGGCTTGGTACAGGTCGACCCACATTGGTGTACGGCGGAGCTGGACGAGGCCTCGCTCGCTGACCCGACGTGCCCGCACTTCTACGAACCGCTGTACTACCGGATCGGCAAGCTCCGCATCCATCGCAGCCACCTGGCCATATTCGTCCCGTACCCGGTACCGGACCTGCTCAAGCCGCAGTACCAGTGGGGCGGAGTGCCCTTGCCGCAGCGGATCTATGAGCGGGTCTACGCGGCTGAGCGCACGGCCAACGAGGCGCCCCAGCTCGCGATGACCAAGCGGCTCACGGCCCTGAAGACCGACACGGCACAGGCCATGGCCAACATGTCGGACTTCCAGCAGAAGCTTCAGGACTGGACCGAGCTGCGGGACAACTACGGCGTCTGGGCAATCGACAAGGAGGTCGAGGATCTTGCCCAGTTCGATGTGTCCCTGGCCGACCTCGATGCGACGATCATGACGCAGTACCAGCTTGTCGCAGCCGTCGCCAACGTGCCTGTGACGAAGCTGATGGGCACGCAAGTCCCGGGCTTCAACTCCAGTGGCGAGTACGAAGAGACCAGCTACCGGGAAGAACTGGAGTCGATCCAGAGCAACGACCTCTCGCCGCTGATTGAGCGGCACCTGCTGTTGTGCCTGCGCTCCGCTGGCATCGCTGATCAGATCCCAGGCGTCTCCTGGAACCCGCTCGACAGCCCGACCGCGGAAGAGTGGGCGGCAATCAACAAGACGAAGGCCGAGACGGCAGAGATCTACGCCGGCATAGGCGCGATTGATGGGGGCGACGTGCGCCGTCAGCTCATGGGCGATCCGAACAGCGACTGGAGCAACCTTCAGGCGCTCACTGAAGAGTCGATGCTGGAGGCGGAGGAGCAGCATGGCGAACAAGCGCCCGCCGCTGTCGAGCAAGCGGCAGCAGTACGCTGA
- a CDS encoding phage collar protein: MIPGSNLLDMALDLIGAQPDVYWRQQTGRTLDEAGEWVPEYAPPLQVKGSLQPLSSARYQQLGLDLARRYFTFFTSAPVQGVGRDRSGDLLDIAGRRYQVEAISNTDGGGSDWSEIDGWREVVVVDIGPAP; encoded by the coding sequence ATGATCCCCGGAAGCAACCTGTTGGACATGGCGCTGGATCTCATCGGCGCCCAGCCCGACGTGTACTGGCGGCAGCAGACTGGCCGCACCCTGGACGAGGCCGGCGAGTGGGTACCCGAATACGCCCCGCCGTTGCAAGTCAAGGGCTCGCTCCAGCCGCTCAGCTCGGCCCGATACCAACAGCTCGGCCTCGACCTGGCGCGTCGGTACTTCACTTTCTTTACGTCGGCCCCTGTGCAGGGCGTAGGCCGGGACCGCTCGGGCGATCTGCTGGATATCGCGGGCCGCAGGTATCAGGTTGAGGCCATCTCCAACACCGATGGCGGGGGCAGCGATTGGTCAGAGATCGACGGCTGGCGTGAAGTGGTCGTCGTCGATATAGGGCCGGCCCCATGA
- a CDS encoding phage gateway protein, whose translation MTARELAILLRAQLIAGLARYGDTSTTVAQAYQQGQQGRMDAGLYFFTVTAHRHGWQARRHVYDPDADETVTEESQVIETTFQIFGLGPQAEDITHTAAMVCNSLFFVEGMRAGGAGVQRVGDVRNPIIQNDRGQFEGNPSFDLIVTTRQTRVDRRQAVERVEIRMGRV comes from the coding sequence ATGACAGCCCGCGAGCTGGCCATCCTGCTGCGCGCTCAGCTCATCGCTGGCCTTGCGCGCTATGGCGACACCTCGACCACGGTTGCCCAGGCTTACCAGCAGGGGCAGCAGGGCCGCATGGACGCTGGGCTGTATTTCTTCACCGTCACGGCGCACCGCCACGGCTGGCAAGCCCGTCGCCACGTCTATGACCCGGACGCCGATGAGACTGTGACCGAAGAATCGCAGGTCATCGAGACGACCTTTCAGATCTTCGGTCTCGGCCCGCAAGCCGAGGACATCACGCACACGGCGGCCATGGTCTGCAACAGCCTGTTCTTCGTCGAGGGCATGCGCGCTGGCGGCGCGGGCGTCCAGAGGGTCGGCGACGTGCGCAACCCAATTATCCAGAACGACCGGGGCCAATTCGAAGGCAACCCGTCATTCGACCTCATCGTTACGACTCGGCAGACGCGGGTGGATCGCCGTCAGGCCGTCGAGCGCGTGGAAATCCGCATGGGAAGGGTATAG